In Bythopirellula goksoeyrii, a single window of DNA contains:
- the rplW gene encoding 50S ribosomal protein L23, whose product MPRHIPQATSIILEPHQVILKPLVTEKGMHRSTRNNAYAFEINRLATKQDVKRAIEELFEVRVLKVHTQNRKGKPRRTKMHLGYTKDWKKAIVTLDDEHRIELF is encoded by the coding sequence ATGCCCAGACATATTCCCCAAGCAACGAGCATTATCCTTGAACCGCACCAGGTGATTTTGAAGCCATTGGTTACGGAAAAGGGTATGCATCGATCGACTCGCAATAATGCCTACGCTTTTGAGATCAATCGCTTGGCTACCAAGCAGGATGTGAAGCGAGCCATCGAGGAGCTGTTTGAGGTGCGTGTTTTGAAGGTGCATACGCAGAACCGAAAAGGAAAGCCGCGGCGCACGAAAATGCATCTCGGTTATACGAAAGACTGGAAAAAAGCCATCGTGACGCTCGACGACGAGCATCGAATCG
- the rplD gene encoding 50S ribosomal protein L4, with product MPKLTVHDAKGKKVGTYTVEPTDFAPRINKQLLHDAVVMYQANQRQGSHQTKTRSMVAGTTKKLYRQKGTGNARAGSRRSGIRTGGGHIHAINNRDYSYSLPRKALRLATRMAIASKIRDDEITLIDKLEFSEPKTREMAGVLGHLGCQGESLLIATAGYSPNVYKSARNIQKVSVSPAAELNALSVLSARRLVITTEALDQLKSNASANGASKQD from the coding sequence ATGCCAAAACTAACTGTACACGATGCAAAAGGTAAAAAGGTCGGCACCTACACTGTCGAGCCGACCGATTTCGCTCCGCGCATCAATAAGCAGCTTTTGCACGACGCGGTCGTAATGTATCAGGCCAATCAGCGGCAAGGTTCGCACCAGACCAAGACTCGCAGTATGGTCGCAGGTACGACCAAGAAGCTGTACCGACAAAAAGGCACTGGTAATGCCCGTGCCGGGTCGAGGCGAAGTGGTATCCGGACTGGTGGTGGGCATATTCACGCCATTAACAATCGCGACTACTCGTATTCGCTTCCCCGCAAGGCATTGCGTTTAGCTACGCGAATGGCGATCGCCTCGAAAATTAGAGATGATGAAATCACGTTGATCGACAAGCTGGAGTTTTCCGAGCCAAAAACCCGGGAAATGGCCGGTGTGCTCGGTCACTTGGGTTGTCAGGGTGAGTCGCTTTTGATTGCGACGGCGGGTTACTCACCGAATGTATATAAGAGTGCGCGAAACATTCAGAAGGTTTCTGTGTCGCCTGCCGCGGAGTTAAATGCCTTGAGTGTATTGTCCGCCCGCAGGTTGGTGATTACCACCGAGGCCCTCGACCAATTGAAATCAAATGCATCAGCCAATGGTGCAAGCAAGCAAGATTAG
- the rplC gene encoding 50S ribosomal protein L3 yields the protein MTQIFDESGQSVPVTILQAGPCDVLQVRSTDRDGYEAVQLGYLDKPRRLASRAQRGQVAKLDSKRSKKRAAAGVELLAKANCEPKRYIREIRGPAGDLDVGGQVSVDAFQGIATVDVVGTSKGRGFSGAMKRHNFAGQRATHGVKKCHRHMGGTGCSATPSRLMKGVKMPGQYGAARCTVRNQKIVRIDAENNLLLVKGAVPGPNGGYVVVKKSNKL from the coding sequence ATGACCCAGATTTTTGATGAATCTGGCCAGTCAGTGCCCGTGACCATTCTTCAGGCTGGGCCTTGCGATGTTCTTCAGGTCCGCTCAACCGACCGCGATGGCTATGAGGCTGTTCAGTTGGGCTACCTCGATAAGCCTCGTCGCCTGGCCTCCCGCGCGCAACGTGGGCAGGTCGCGAAATTAGACAGTAAGCGCAGTAAGAAGCGTGCTGCTGCTGGCGTGGAATTGCTCGCTAAGGCCAATTGTGAGCCCAAGCGATATATTCGCGAGATTCGCGGGCCTGCTGGCGACCTTGATGTGGGTGGTCAGGTAAGTGTCGACGCATTTCAAGGCATTGCAACCGTAGACGTCGTTGGCACCAGTAAGGGGCGGGGTTTCTCGGGTGCTATGAAGCGTCATAATTTCGCAGGTCAGAGGGCAACTCACGGCGTGAAGAAGTGTCATCGCCATATGGGAGGTACCGGTTGCAGTGCGACTCCAAGTCGTCTGATGAAGGGTGTGAAGATGCCTGGCCAGTATGGTGCAGCACGTTGCACGGTTCGCAATCAAAAGATCGTGCGGATCGACGCAGAGAACAACTTGCTTTTGGTTAAAGGTGCCGTGCCCGGGCCCAACGGTGGGTATGTCGTAGTCAAGAAAAGTAACAAGCTATAG
- the rpsJ gene encoding 30S ribosomal protein S10, whose amino-acid sequence MAAAKEVIRIRMEAYDHSVLDQSALEIVDTAKRTNSEVHGPIPLPTRIERYTVLSGPHVDKKARQQFEIRTHKRLIDIVQATAKTIEALNKLSLPAGVDIKIKATTA is encoded by the coding sequence GTGGCCGCTGCTAAGGAAGTTATTCGTATTCGGATGGAAGCCTACGATCACTCGGTCTTGGATCAGAGTGCCCTGGAGATCGTGGACACTGCTAAGCGCACCAACTCCGAGGTGCATGGCCCTATACCGTTGCCAACGAGGATAGAGCGTTACACCGTTTTGTCCGGTCCTCATGTCGACAAGAAGGCGCGTCAACAGTTTGAGATTCGAACCCATAAGAGACTGATCGACATCGTCCAGGCTACGGCCAAGACCATTGAAGCCCTCAACAAGCTAAGTCTTCCTGCGGGTGTCGATATTAAGATCAAGGCTACGACAGCCTAA